Proteins from a single region of Pseudomonas sp. 10S4:
- a CDS encoding 3-oxoadipyl-CoA thiolase — protein sequence MLDAYIFAGLRTPFGRHGGALAPVRPDDLAAHVIRELLARYAIPGDAIEDVILGNTNQAGEDSRNIARHAALLAGLPVTVPGQTVNRLCASGLAAVIDAARAVTCKEGELFIAGGVESMSRAPFVMAKAEAAYSRELTVFDSTIGARFPNPKIVSEFGNDSMPQTGDNVAHEYGIDRTQADVFAAGSQARYEAARKSGFFADELLAVSVPTGRKTPPNVVEQDEHPRPQSDLAALTRLQPLLEGGVVTAGNASGVNDGAAALLIGSSAAGERHGLVPMVRILSAAAVGVAPRIMGVGPVEAIHKALARAGLSLADMDIIEINEAFASQVLGCLKGLSLAFDDPRVNPNGGAIAVGHPLGASGARLALSTARALQLTGKRYAVVSLCIGVGQGLAMVIERV from the coding sequence ATGCTCGACGCCTACATCTTCGCAGGGTTGCGGACTCCCTTCGGTCGTCACGGTGGTGCACTCGCACCCGTGCGACCCGATGATCTTGCGGCTCATGTGATTCGAGAACTGCTTGCGCGATATGCCATCCCTGGTGACGCCATCGAGGACGTGATCCTCGGCAATACCAACCAGGCAGGAGAGGACAGTCGCAATATCGCCCGCCACGCAGCGCTGCTCGCCGGTTTGCCGGTGACGGTGCCGGGGCAGACGGTCAATCGATTGTGTGCCAGTGGTCTGGCCGCCGTGATCGACGCAGCCCGCGCGGTGACCTGCAAGGAAGGAGAACTGTTCATCGCTGGCGGGGTGGAAAGCATGTCCCGCGCACCGTTTGTCATGGCCAAGGCTGAAGCCGCCTACAGCCGTGAGTTGACGGTGTTCGACAGCACCATCGGCGCGCGCTTTCCCAACCCGAAGATCGTCTCCGAATTTGGCAATGACAGCATGCCTCAGACGGGAGATAACGTGGCCCACGAGTACGGTATTGACCGAACACAGGCCGACGTTTTTGCCGCAGGCTCGCAGGCGCGTTACGAAGCAGCGCGCAAGTCCGGCTTCTTCGCTGACGAACTACTTGCGGTGAGCGTGCCCACCGGCCGAAAGACACCGCCCAACGTAGTCGAACAGGACGAACACCCGCGCCCGCAATCGGATCTCGCGGCCCTGACTCGCTTGCAGCCTTTGCTCGAAGGCGGCGTGGTGACAGCGGGCAACGCTTCCGGTGTTAATGATGGTGCCGCCGCACTGCTGATTGGCTCTTCTGCCGCTGGCGAACGCCATGGGCTGGTACCCATGGTGCGAATCCTGTCTGCAGCGGCCGTTGGTGTGGCGCCTCGCATCATGGGTGTGGGGCCCGTCGAGGCGATCCATAAGGCTTTGGCGCGAGCCGGACTGAGCCTGGCGGATATGGACATCATCGAAATCAACGAGGCGTTCGCCAGCCAGGTGCTGGGCTGTCTTAAAGGGCTCAGCCTTGCATTCGACGATCCTCGCGTGAACCCCAATGGCGGTGCCATTGCGGTAGGGCATCCGCTCGGCGCTTCGGGCGCGCGATTGGCGCTGAGCACCGCACGGGCTTTGCAGCTAACTGGTAAACGCTACGCGGTGGTCAGTCTATGTATCGGTGTCGGCCAAGGGCTGGCGATGGTTATCGAGCGCGTCTGA
- a CDS encoding CaiB/BaiF CoA transferase family protein encodes MGALTGYRVLDLSRVLAGPWCGQTLADLGAEVIKVERPGVGDDTRGWGPPWMKGQSDELTSEASYYQSTNRGKLSVALNLASPEGQELVRALAADCDVLIENYKAGSLAKYGLDYASLAQMNPRLVYCSVTGFGQTGPRAAEPGYDFIVQGIGGLMSITGERDDLPGGGPQKVGVAFSDLMTGLYSTVAIQAALLSREKTGLGQHIDMALLDVQVATLCNQSQNYLASGKPPGRYGNAHANIVPYQVFRASDQDFIIACGNDSQFVALCEAIDLAHLPEDPRFTRNADRVANREAIIEILSRHFLEGRAQAWIDRIHPRGVPIGAINSIAQALDEPQVKARNMLVTIPHPLKADFVTVGSPIKLSGTPVEYLRPAPMLGEHTDEVLKRQLGLDDERLSQLKASGVIEQLGER; translated from the coding sequence ATGGGTGCTTTGACTGGATACCGCGTGCTCGACTTGAGCCGTGTGCTGGCCGGCCCCTGGTGCGGGCAAACACTGGCCGACCTGGGCGCCGAAGTGATCAAGGTCGAACGGCCGGGCGTGGGTGACGACACTCGTGGCTGGGGCCCGCCCTGGATGAAGGGCCAGAGCGATGAGTTGACCTCCGAGGCCTCTTATTATCAGTCGACCAATCGCGGCAAGTTATCGGTGGCACTGAACCTGGCCAGCCCGGAAGGGCAGGAACTGGTGCGTGCGTTGGCGGCCGATTGCGATGTGCTGATCGAAAACTACAAGGCTGGCTCCCTGGCCAAGTATGGGTTGGATTACGCCTCGCTGGCGCAGATGAACCCGCGCTTGGTGTACTGCTCCGTCACCGGCTTCGGGCAGACCGGGCCGCGCGCTGCGGAGCCGGGCTACGACTTTATCGTGCAGGGCATCGGCGGGCTGATGAGCATCACCGGGGAACGCGATGACTTGCCCGGTGGCGGACCGCAAAAGGTCGGCGTGGCTTTTTCCGACCTGATGACCGGGTTGTATTCCACGGTGGCGATCCAGGCGGCGCTGCTTAGCCGGGAAAAGACCGGGCTCGGTCAGCATATCGATATGGCGTTGCTGGATGTGCAGGTTGCCACCCTGTGCAACCAGAGTCAGAACTACCTGGCCTCCGGCAAGCCGCCTGGGCGATATGGCAATGCTCACGCCAATATCGTGCCGTATCAGGTATTCCGCGCCAGTGACCAGGACTTCATCATCGCCTGCGGCAACGACTCGCAATTCGTCGCGTTGTGCGAGGCCATTGACCTCGCACACCTGCCTGAAGATCCACGCTTCACGCGTAACGCCGACCGGGTGGCCAATCGCGAAGCGATTATCGAAATCTTGTCTCGGCATTTCCTTGAGGGGCGCGCGCAGGCATGGATCGACCGTATTCACCCTCGGGGTGTGCCAATAGGCGCGATCAACAGCATCGCCCAGGCGCTGGATGAGCCTCAGGTCAAGGCGCGCAATATGCTGGTGACGATACCCCATCCGCTGAAGGCCGATTTCGTGACCGTCGGCAGCCCGATCAAGCTGTCGGGTACGCCGGTGGAATACCTGCGCCCGGCGCCGATGCTCGGTGAGCATACGGATGAAGTGCTTAAGCGTCAGTTGGGGTTGGATGACGAGCGCCTGTCGCAACTGAAGGCCAGCGGCGTGATTGAGCAGTTGGGCGAGCGCTGA
- a CDS encoding electron transfer flavoprotein subunit beta/FixA family protein: MKVLVAIKRVVDYNVKVRVKADNSGVDLANVKMSMNPFCEIAVEEAVRLKEKGVATEIVVVSIGPSTAQEQLRTALALGADRAILVESAEDLTSLAVAKLLKAVVDKEQPQLVILGKQAIDSDNNQTGQMLAALSGYGQGTFASKVEVSGDSVAVTREVDGGAQTVSLKLPAIVTTDLRLNEPRYASLPNIMKAKKKPLEVLTPDALGVSTASTNKTVKVEAPAARSAGIKVKSVAELVEKLKNEAKVI; this comes from the coding sequence ATGAAAGTCCTCGTAGCCATCAAGCGGGTGGTCGACTACAACGTCAAGGTCCGGGTTAAAGCGGACAACTCAGGCGTCGACCTCGCCAACGTGAAGATGTCGATGAACCCGTTCTGCGAAATCGCAGTGGAAGAAGCCGTACGCCTGAAAGAGAAAGGTGTTGCGACTGAAATCGTCGTCGTCTCGATCGGCCCGTCCACCGCCCAAGAGCAACTGCGCACCGCGCTGGCTCTGGGTGCCGACCGCGCCATCCTCGTCGAATCCGCTGAAGATCTGACGTCCCTGGCCGTTGCCAAACTGTTGAAAGCTGTTGTCGACAAGGAACAGCCTCAGCTGGTGATCCTCGGCAAACAAGCCATCGACAGCGACAACAATCAGACTGGCCAGATGCTCGCTGCATTGAGCGGCTACGGTCAGGGCACGTTCGCGTCCAAAGTCGAAGTGTCCGGCGACAGCGTTGCCGTGACCCGTGAAGTCGACGGCGGCGCGCAGACCGTTTCCCTGAAACTGCCGGCCATCGTCACCACCGACCTGCGTTTGAACGAGCCGCGCTACGCGTCCCTGCCAAACATCATGAAAGCCAAGAAGAAGCCTCTCGAAGTGCTGACTCCTGACGCTTTGGGCGTTTCCACCGCCTCCACCAACAAGACCGTGAAAGTCGAAGCGCCGGCTGCACGCAGCGCGGGTATCAAGGTCAAGTCGGTGGCTGAACTGGTCGAGAAACTGAAAAACGAAGCGAAGGTAATCTAA
- a CDS encoding electron transfer flavoprotein subunit alpha/FixB family protein, with translation MTILVIAEHDNKVVAPATLNTVAAAAKIGGDIHVLVAGQNVGAVAEAAAKIAGVAKVLVADNAAYAHQLPENVAPLVAELGAGYSHILAAATSNGKNILPRVAAQLDVDQISEIISVESADTFKRPIYAGNAIATVQSNAAVKVITVRATGFDPVAAEGGSASVEAVAAAHDAGTSSFVGEELAKSDRPELTAAKIVVSGGRGMQNGDNFKHLYALADKLGAAVGASRAAVDAGFVPNDMQVGQTGKIVAPQLYIAVGISGAIQHLAGMKDSKVIVAINKDEEAPIFQVADYGLVADLFEAIPALQQAL, from the coding sequence ATGACTATCTTGGTAATCGCAGAACACGACAACAAGGTAGTGGCCCCGGCCACCCTGAACACCGTGGCTGCCGCTGCGAAAATCGGTGGCGACATCCACGTCCTGGTCGCTGGCCAGAACGTTGGCGCCGTGGCTGAAGCCGCCGCGAAAATCGCAGGCGTGGCTAAAGTGCTGGTGGCCGACAATGCCGCCTACGCTCACCAACTGCCGGAAAACGTCGCTCCTCTGGTTGCAGAGTTGGGCGCTGGTTACAGCCACATCCTGGCTGCCGCGACTTCCAACGGTAAAAACATCCTCCCGCGCGTTGCCGCGCAGTTGGACGTTGACCAGATCTCCGAGATCATCTCGGTCGAAAGCGCTGACACCTTCAAGCGCCCGATCTATGCCGGTAACGCCATCGCTACCGTTCAATCGAACGCTGCGGTCAAAGTGATCACCGTGCGTGCCACCGGTTTCGACCCGGTTGCCGCTGAAGGTGGTTCGGCTTCGGTTGAAGCGGTTGCTGCTGCTCACGACGCTGGCACTTCCAGCTTCGTTGGCGAAGAACTGGCCAAGTCCGATCGTCCGGAACTGACCGCTGCCAAAATCGTCGTTTCCGGCGGCCGCGGCATGCAGAACGGCGACAACTTCAAACACCTGTACGCCCTGGCCGACAAGCTGGGCGCGGCAGTCGGCGCTTCCCGCGCTGCGGTCGACGCAGGTTTCGTACCCAACGACATGCAGGTCGGTCAGACCGGCAAGATCGTTGCTCCACAGCTGTACATCGCGGTCGGTATCTCCGGCGCGATCCAGCACCTGGCCGGCATGAAAGACTCCAAAGTGATCGTTGCGATCAACAAGGACGAAGAAGCGCCGATCTTCCAGGTGGCCGATTATGGCCTGGTGGCAGACCTGTTCGAAGCAATCCCAGCACTTCAGCAAGCCCTTTAA
- a CDS encoding sigma-54-dependent Fis family transcriptional regulator → MSSGFSKTHVEHVSRVLRTAQNAPTLPVPNAILDSWRRSAQHYKLDPGSLQGPRVLEAHQINEHRQRVDDFLHLAGDEMSRLHSRVRDADYCVMLTDTLGCTVDYRIESTLRGEYRRSGMDVGTCWSEKEEGTTAVSAVLIDKLPVTVHKHDHFRAAFIGNTCSAAPIFSPNGEILAVLDVSSVRAPDDRRSQHLIRQMVIQSAIDLENAYFMYSTQDLWVLRAHPLPGYVDSQPQCLFAWDRDGRIEALNPAARRLLLQRCGRIPTHVDEAFASAQLPAAGDDNIHYLPTMGLHVRLKVPRRPISAPAASTLASAVDPKVVQALELAVRVKDRGLPVLIHGETGAGKEHFALQLHAASKRRDKAFVAINCAAIPESLIESELFGYAAGAFTGASSKGMLGLLQQADGGTLFLDEIGDMPLSLQTRLLRVLSEGEVAPLGAARAQSIDIQIICASHRDIATLVETGHFREDLFFRLSGARFDIPPLRERKDKLALITKLLEEECARSGERLELSEAALEMLLNYSWPGNMRQLHHVLRYACAICKSQVIGVDDLPVTLSVSAPAKGLNTVSGSPERQALIDTLVRNRWKPLLAAQELGISRATLYRKVNLHGIKMPGKGSYD, encoded by the coding sequence ATGTCCTCTGGTTTTTCGAAGACTCATGTGGAACACGTGAGTCGCGTGTTGCGCACTGCCCAGAATGCCCCGACCCTGCCGGTGCCGAATGCCATCCTCGATTCCTGGCGCCGCTCGGCACAGCACTACAAGCTCGACCCGGGTTCGTTACAGGGCCCGAGGGTTCTGGAGGCACACCAGATCAATGAGCACCGCCAGCGTGTCGACGATTTCCTGCACCTGGCCGGTGATGAGATGTCGCGGCTGCATAGCCGCGTACGAGACGCCGACTACTGTGTGATGCTCACCGATACGCTGGGTTGCACCGTCGACTATCGGATCGAATCGACCCTGCGCGGCGAGTACCGCCGTTCCGGCATGGATGTCGGCACCTGCTGGTCGGAAAAGGAAGAAGGTACGACCGCTGTCAGCGCGGTGTTGATCGACAAACTGCCGGTCACCGTGCACAAGCATGATCATTTCCGCGCGGCGTTTATTGGCAATACCTGCTCGGCGGCGCCGATATTTTCACCCAACGGCGAGATCCTGGCGGTATTGGACGTCTCTTCAGTGCGCGCACCGGATGACCGACGCAGCCAGCATCTGATCCGGCAGATGGTTATCCAAAGTGCCATCGACCTTGAAAATGCCTACTTCATGTACAGCACCCAAGACCTGTGGGTGTTACGCGCCCATCCGCTGCCCGGCTACGTCGACAGCCAGCCTCAGTGCCTGTTCGCCTGGGACCGTGATGGCCGCATCGAAGCGCTCAACCCTGCCGCGCGACGCCTGCTGTTGCAGCGCTGTGGCCGGATCCCCACACATGTCGACGAAGCCTTCGCCTCAGCGCAACTGCCTGCCGCCGGGGATGACAACATCCACTACCTGCCGACGATGGGCCTGCATGTACGCCTCAAGGTGCCGCGCCGGCCCATCAGTGCGCCCGCGGCCAGCACACTGGCGTCAGCCGTCGACCCTAAGGTCGTCCAAGCGCTGGAACTGGCGGTGCGCGTCAAGGATCGCGGGCTGCCTGTGCTGATTCATGGTGAGACCGGCGCCGGCAAGGAGCACTTTGCTCTGCAACTGCACGCAGCCAGTAAACGCCGCGACAAGGCCTTCGTGGCGATCAACTGCGCGGCGATACCCGAGAGCTTGATTGAGAGCGAGCTGTTCGGCTATGCCGCCGGTGCCTTCACCGGCGCCTCCAGCAAAGGCATGCTCGGTCTGTTGCAGCAGGCGGACGGCGGCACCCTGTTCCTGGATGAAATCGGCGACATGCCGCTGTCCTTGCAAACGCGCCTGCTGCGGGTGTTAAGCGAGGGTGAGGTAGCGCCATTGGGCGCAGCGCGCGCACAGTCGATCGACATCCAGATCATCTGCGCCAGCCACCGCGATATCGCCACTCTGGTTGAAACCGGGCACTTCCGCGAGGACCTGTTCTTCCGCTTGAGCGGCGCGCGCTTCGATATCCCGCCGCTGCGCGAGCGTAAGGACAAGCTGGCGCTGATTACTAAACTGCTGGAAGAAGAATGCGCACGCTCGGGGGAACGCTTGGAGTTAAGCGAAGCGGCACTGGAAATGCTGCTGAATTACAGCTGGCCCGGCAATATGCGGCAATTGCACCACGTGCTGCGCTACGCCTGTGCTATATGCAAAAGCCAGGTGATTGGGGTGGATGATCTACCGGTGACACTGAGCGTGAGCGCACCTGCGAAAGGTTTGAACACTGTCTCTGGGAGTCCAGAACGCCAAGCTTTGATTGATACGCTGGTGCGCAATCGCTGGAAGCCGCTGTTGGCCGCGCAGGAGCTGGGGATTTCGCGTGCAACGCTGTATCGCAAGGTCAACCTGCACGGCATCAAGATGCCGGGCAAAGGCTCATACGACTGA
- a CDS encoding SDR family NAD(P)-dependent oxidoreductase has protein sequence MSEFNAVNFSLNGKVALVTGAGRGIGQGIALSLAQAGADLVLADYDLGIAEEAAALVRALGRRAVALHVDVSKPESVVSLIEQVREQFGRLDVAVNNAGVVSLGRVDELAVSEWDRIMNINARGVFLCCQAELKLMREHNFGRIINLASIAGKVGFPDLSHYSASKFAVIGFTNAFAKEVAREGITVNALCPGVVGTGMWRGDEGLSARWAQPDESEVQSWERHQSSLLPQGEAQTVEDMGQLAVYLACAPHVTGQAIAVDGGFSL, from the coding sequence ATGAGCGAATTCAACGCTGTGAATTTCTCCCTGAATGGCAAGGTCGCCCTGGTGACGGGTGCGGGCCGTGGGATTGGTCAGGGCATTGCGCTGAGCCTGGCCCAGGCAGGTGCAGACCTGGTGCTCGCTGATTATGACTTGGGTATCGCCGAAGAGGCTGCCGCCCTCGTACGGGCCTTGGGTCGCAGGGCCGTGGCCCTGCACGTTGACGTCAGCAAACCCGAGAGCGTCGTCAGCCTGATCGAGCAGGTCAGGGAGCAATTTGGCCGTCTTGATGTGGCCGTCAACAATGCTGGCGTGGTAAGCCTCGGCCGGGTTGACGAACTGGCTGTCAGCGAGTGGGACCGCATCATGAATATCAACGCGCGCGGTGTATTCCTGTGCTGTCAGGCTGAGCTCAAGCTGATGCGCGAGCATAACTTCGGCCGCATCATCAACCTGGCTTCAATTGCCGGCAAAGTCGGCTTCCCAGATCTCTCTCACTACAGCGCCTCCAAGTTCGCGGTGATCGGTTTTACCAATGCCTTCGCCAAGGAAGTTGCCCGCGAAGGTATCACCGTCAATGCCCTCTGCCCGGGTGTAGTTGGCACCGGCATGTGGCGCGGTGATGAAGGGCTTTCCGCCCGTTGGGCCCAGCCTGACGAGTCCGAAGTGCAATCCTGGGAACGGCATCAGTCCAGCCTGCTGCCTCAAGGGGAGGCGCAAACCGTGGAAGACATGGGCCAACTGGCGGTTTACCTGGCCTGCGCACCCCATGTCACCGGCCAGGCTATCGCCGTCGACGGCGGCTTCTCGCTTTAG